A genomic region of Arachis stenosperma cultivar V10309 chromosome 9, arast.V10309.gnm1.PFL2, whole genome shotgun sequence contains the following coding sequences:
- the LOC130948982 gene encoding EPIDERMAL PATTERNING FACTOR-like protein 3 has protein sequence MKGRFLGLLIALQVVNFVVAVVSRNPFLPNDHHGISHPAHENPLKSLKVDTTESEKGMLGIEERKKQVRNERGGVSKIGSSPPICENKCYGCVPCEAIQVPNTSSNKRSHLGIQYTNYEPESWKCKCGPSFYSP, from the exons atgaaggggAGATTCTTGGGTTTGTTAATAGCTTTGCAAGTTGTGAACTTTGTTGTTGCTGTAGTATCAAGGAACCCTTTTCTTCCAAATGATCATCATGGCATTTCACATCCAG CACATGAAAATCCACTGAAGTCTTTAAAAGTAGATACTACAGAATCAGAAAAA GGTATGTTGGGaatagaagagagaaagaagcaAGTAAGAAATGAAAGAGGAGGAGTGAGCAAAATAGGATCAAGTCCACCAATATGTGAGAACAAATGCTATGGTTGTGTTCCATGTGAAGCAATCCAAGTTCCAAACACAAGCAGCAACAAGAGAAGCCATTTGGGGATTCAGTATACAAATTATGAGCCTGAGAGTTGGAAATGCAAGTGTGGCCCTTCCTTCTACAGCCCTTGA
- the LOC130948012 gene encoding coatomer subunit zeta-2-like, translated as MASHGMCPSVKNILLLDSEGKRVAVKYYSDDWPTNNAKLAFEKFVFSKTVKTNARTEAEVTLLENNIIIYKFVQDLHFFVTGGDDENELILASVLQGFFDAVTLLLRSNVDKREALENLDLILLCLDEIVDGGIILETNGALIAEKVTSSSLDADAPLSEQTLTQAWATARDHLTRTLLK; from the exons ATGGCGTCTCAT GGCATGTGTCCTTCAGTGAAGAACATTCTTCTTCTAGACTCTGAAGGGAAGCGTGTGGCAGTCAAGTATTACTCTGATGACTGGCCAACAAACAATGCAAAGTTAGCTTTTGAGAAGTTTGTATTCAGCAAGACTGTTAAAACAAATGCGCGTACAGAAG CTGAGGTAACACTACTAGAGAACAATATCATTATCTACAAGTTTGTACAAGACCTGCATTTCTTTGTCACtggtggtgatgatgaaaaTGAGCTCATTTTAGCGTCGGTTCTTCAGGGTTTCTTTGACGCGGTCACCCTTTTGTTAAG GAGCAATGTTGACAAGAGAGAGGCACTTGAGAACTTGGATCTAATTCTTTTATGTCTTGATGAAATTGTTGATGGAGG GATCATACTTGAAACAAATGGAGCTCTTATTGCTGAAAAAGTGACATCCAGTAGCTTGGATGCGGATGCTCCCTTGTCTGAGCAG ACACTAACTCAAGCATGGGCTACAGCCAGAGATCATTTGACAAGAACCCTTTTAAAATGA